The Agromyces marinus genome window below encodes:
- a CDS encoding MetS family NSS transporter small subunit has protein sequence MTATAVFFLVLAVALVWGGLIASVVGLSRRPGRLDFPPGGEDDHREDVAPVERDT, from the coding sequence GTGACCGCCACCGCAGTGTTCTTCCTCGTCCTCGCGGTCGCGCTCGTGTGGGGCGGGCTCATCGCGAGCGTGGTGGGCCTCAGCCGCCGCCCAGGGCGGCTCGACTTCCCGCCGGGCGGAGAGGACGACCACCGCGAAGACGTCGCGCCCGTCGAGCGCGACACCTGA